One Candidatus Eremiobacterota bacterium genomic window carries:
- the atpF gene encoding F0F1 ATP synthase subunit B produces the protein MELSIPTIVIQIVNFLIFLAVITHFLYRPVIKMLNARKTQIEKEIKDAEALKAQAAGLRQDYEAKLRDAQKTAQDIIRKATESGESIKNDIVNEAKKEAQHEKERGEEEIKLERERALQSISTYVADLAVTMAGKVLASSLDKATHQRLMEDFVKKVETGDVK, from the coding sequence ATGGAGCTCAGCATACCGACAATAGTCATTCAGATAGTCAACTTTCTCATTTTCCTGGCAGTGATCACGCACTTTCTTTACAGGCCCGTGATAAAAATGCTTAACGCCAGGAAGACACAGATTGAGAAGGAGATCAAGGATGCAGAGGCCCTCAAGGCTCAAGCCGCAGGCCTCAGGCAGGACTATGAGGCAAAGCTGCGGGATGCCCAGAAGACGGCCCAGGATATTATCAGGAAGGCCACCGAATCGGGCGAGTCAATTAAGAACGACATCGTGAACGAGGCCAAAAAGGAGGCGCAGCACGAAAAGGAACGCGGCGAGGAGGAGATAAAGCTCGAGCGCGAGAGGGCGCTCCAGAGCATCAGCACCTATGTGGCCGATCTCGCCGTGACCATGGCGGGCAAGGTCCTTGCAAGCTCCCTTGATAAGGCAACTCATCAGCGCCTCATGGAGGATTTTGTCAAGAAGGTGGAGACCGGAGATGTTAAGTGA
- the atpB gene encoding F0F1 ATP synthase subunit A, producing the protein MEAASEAFHYYGITLFGCRVHGDTVIVTGLIIIFYLAMGLIAGRRFRIVPTRLQSLIELMVAYFEDLCTSMMGSKGKKYLPYILSIFLFVLSCNWLGLLPSLITPKGFPLTMPPTRDISTTAALALISFFAFQYFGFREHGWKYVLHWIHPIPILIKSLPRYLLFMIPPLFVLFVLLNIVEELARVLSLSVRLMGNILGEHTVASSLLGFVVIIMGLSALVAPVADILPLFVLFLGMLTGLIQAFIFSVLTLSYISSAVEEEH; encoded by the coding sequence ATGGAAGCTGCATCGGAAGCTTTTCACTATTATGGAATCACCCTCTTCGGCTGCAGAGTGCACGGTGACACCGTCATAGTGACGGGCCTCATTATAATCTTCTATCTCGCCATGGGCCTCATCGCGGGAAGGCGCTTCAGGATCGTGCCCACACGCCTCCAGAGCCTCATTGAGCTCATGGTGGCCTACTTTGAGGATCTCTGCACCTCAATGATGGGGAGCAAGGGGAAGAAGTACCTTCCCTACATACTGAGCATTTTTCTCTTTGTGCTCTCCTGCAACTGGCTGGGGCTCCTCCCCTCCCTCATCACCCCGAAGGGTTTCCCCCTCACCATGCCTCCCACGAGGGATATCAGCACCACGGCGGCCCTGGCTCTCATTTCCTTTTTCGCCTTCCAGTACTTCGGCTTCAGGGAGCATGGGTGGAAGTATGTGCTGCACTGGATTCATCCCATTCCCATCCTGATAAAATCCCTGCCGCGCTACCTGCTCTTCATGATCCCGCCCCTCTTCGTGCTTTTCGTGCTTCTGAACATCGTGGAGGAGCTCGCGAGGGTCCTCTCCCTCTCTGTGCGCCTCATGGGTAATATACTTGGCGAGCATACGGTGGCTTCGTCACTGCTGGGTTTTGTCGTTATTATCATGGGCCTCTCCGCCCTGGTGGCCCCTGTTGCCGACATTCTACCCCTTTTCGTGCTCTTTCTGGGAATGCTCACCGGCCTCATACAGGCTTTTATCTTTTCAGTCCTTACGCTCTCATATATTTCGAGCGCCGTAGAAGAAGAACATTAA
- the atpH gene encoding ATP synthase F1 subunit delta — MLSDSIAERYAQALFQTALEKGAVKVWGTHLKSVMNTILASSFLSRALEHPQIPCEVKKDMLKKVFSESLPPQVLNFLYLLIDKRREGYLESIEKKYDEMVQNYEGSVAVQVTVAVPLTASLKKSLTAALSKYTRRKVLLETRVEPGLIGGVVVRLEGTIIDWSLAGQLEALHERMLHVQFT; from the coding sequence ATGTTAAGTGATTCAATCGCAGAACGCTATGCCCAGGCGCTTTTCCAGACGGCTCTTGAAAAAGGTGCGGTGAAGGTATGGGGAACGCACCTTAAAAGTGTCATGAACACCATCCTGGCAAGCTCCTTTCTCTCCAGAGCCCTGGAGCATCCCCAGATTCCCTGCGAGGTGAAAAAGGACATGCTGAAAAAGGTATTTTCAGAGTCCTTACCTCCCCAGGTGCTCAACTTTCTGTATCTGCTCATTGACAAGAGGAGAGAGGGATACCTTGAGAGCATTGAAAAAAAATATGATGAAATGGTGCAGAATTACGAGGGCTCCGTTGCGGTGCAGGTCACGGTCGCAGTCCCCCTCACCGCTTCGCTTAAAAAGTCCCTCACCGCAGCTCTTTCAAAGTATACCAGGAGAAAGGTCCTTCTTGAAACCAGGGTCGAGCCCGGGCTCATAGGGGGAGTGGTGGTGAGGCTTGAGGGCACCATTATAGACTGGAGCCTGGCAGGGCAGCTTGAGGCTCTTCACGAGAGAATGCTGCACGTGCAGTTCACCTGA
- a CDS encoding rod shape-determining protein yields the protein MYLGIDLGTASVLVFVKGRGIVLSEPSVVAIDKSTDKILAVGEQARQMLGKTPSNIVAIRPLRDGVIADYEVTEAMLKYFINRVCGKGWRLFRPHVMICVPAEVTSVEKRAVIEAALSAGAKRASLIEEPMAAAIGAGLNVDEPGGNMVVDIGGGTTDVAIISLGGIVVSESIRLAGNKMDEAIMRYIRKNYNLMIGERTAEDIKIQIGAACPLDEPLSMEMRGRDLINGLPKTITITSDELMEAIEEPVSGIVEAVKRVLERTPPELAADIIDGGILLTGGGALLRGIDRLISRATGMPVRIADDPVSCVAIGTGKAVSYRM from the coding sequence ATGTATCTCGGGATAGATCTCGGTACGGCAAGCGTGCTGGTCTTTGTCAAGGGGCGGGGAATAGTGCTCTCTGAGCCCTCTGTCGTTGCCATAGACAAGTCGACCGACAAGATCCTTGCCGTGGGGGAGCAGGCCCGCCAGATGCTGGGCAAAACCCCTTCCAACATAGTGGCCATAAGGCCCCTCCGTGACGGCGTCATCGCCGATTACGAAGTGACTGAGGCCATGCTCAAGTATTTCATCAACAGGGTCTGCGGGAAGGGGTGGCGCCTTTTCAGGCCCCATGTCATGATCTGTGTCCCGGCGGAAGTGACAAGCGTCGAAAAAAGAGCCGTCATTGAAGCGGCCCTTTCGGCAGGGGCGAAGAGAGCGAGCCTCATCGAGGAACCCATGGCTGCCGCCATCGGCGCGGGCCTCAATGTCGATGAGCCGGGAGGAAACATGGTCGTTGACATAGGCGGAGGAACCACCGACGTGGCCATTATCTCCCTGGGCGGCATCGTGGTGAGCGAATCCATCAGGTTGGCAGGCAACAAAATGGATGAAGCCATCATGCGCTATATAAGGAAAAACTATAATCTCATGATAGGTGAGCGCACCGCCGAGGATATCAAGATCCAGATAGGCGCCGCCTGTCCTCTCGACGAGCCCCTTTCAATGGAGATGCGGGGCCGCGACCTCATCAACGGCCTCCCCAAGACCATCACCATCACCTCTGACGAGCTCATGGAGGCCATCGAGGAGCCTGTGAGCGGTATCGTTGAGGCCGTCAAAAGGGTCCTGGAACGAACACCGCCTGAGCTTGCCGCCGATATCATAGACGGGGGAATCCTCCTCACGGGAGGCGGTGCCCTTCTCAGGGGAATCGACAGGCTCATCTCGCGGGCGACAGGCATGCCTGTCCGTATCGCTGATGACCCCGTTTCCTGTGTTGCCATAGGCACGGGGAAAGCCGTCTCCTACCGGATGTGA
- the murA gene encoding UDP-N-acetylglucosamine 1-carboxyvinyltransferase, whose translation MAHLHITGGRSLEGELVAAGAKNAALPIMAAALLAKGDVCLSRVPNITDVGVMSEILRSIGARVEFNGSGKMVINGDNITTVRAPYELVGMMNASFDIAGPLLARYQEAEVPLPGGCNLGSRPVNLHLDGFRSLGAEVSSDHGYIRVKAHSLRGNRIFFPKTSVGATKNCMMAATLAEGRTILENAAREPEVVDLASFLNRMGARISGMGSPNIEIEGVSELHGIDYEIIPDRILTGTYLIAGALTGGDVTIRKTNPDFIEALTAKLTMANQEVATGRDWVRVKGRRPAFALEVSSSPHPGFPTDLQPIMAAMLTLARGTSIIVETIFDRRYMYVDEMRRLGADMWVSDRTCVIRGVEKLSGAPVKAPDIRAGGALVVAALISEGESQVSGLEFIDRGYERIEEALVSLGADIRRIG comes from the coding sequence GTGGCTCATCTGCATATTACCGGGGGAAGAAGCCTTGAAGGCGAGTTAGTCGCTGCAGGGGCAAAGAACGCGGCCCTGCCCATCATGGCAGCAGCTCTCCTTGCAAAGGGTGACGTGTGCCTTTCCCGTGTTCCCAATATCACCGACGTGGGCGTCATGAGCGAGATCCTCCGCTCTATAGGGGCGCGCGTGGAGTTCAACGGGAGCGGGAAGATGGTTATCAACGGCGATAATATCACCACAGTTCGGGCTCCCTATGAGCTCGTGGGCATGATGAACGCCTCTTTCGATATCGCGGGCCCCCTCCTTGCCCGTTACCAGGAGGCCGAGGTGCCCCTCCCCGGCGGCTGCAACCTGGGCTCCCGGCCGGTGAACCTCCATCTCGACGGCTTCAGGAGCCTTGGCGCCGAGGTTTCGTCGGATCACGGCTATATCAGGGTAAAGGCCCATTCCCTCAGAGGAAACAGGATCTTTTTCCCGAAAACCAGCGTCGGTGCTACAAAGAACTGCATGATGGCAGCAACCCTCGCCGAAGGAAGGACGATCCTTGAGAATGCTGCCCGTGAGCCGGAAGTGGTCGATCTTGCCAGTTTTCTCAACAGGATGGGCGCCCGCATCTCAGGCATGGGGAGCCCCAACATTGAAATCGAGGGAGTCTCGGAGCTCCATGGCATTGACTATGAGATCATTCCCGACAGGATCCTCACGGGGACCTATCTCATCGCCGGCGCCCTTACCGGCGGCGATGTCACCATAAGGAAAACAAACCCCGATTTTATCGAGGCTCTTACGGCCAAGCTCACCATGGCGAACCAGGAGGTCGCTACCGGCAGGGACTGGGTACGGGTCAAGGGGCGCAGGCCCGCATTCGCCCTTGAGGTAAGCTCGTCACCCCATCCGGGCTTTCCCACTGATCTCCAGCCGATCATGGCTGCCATGCTTACCCTGGCAAGGGGGACGAGCATCATCGTCGAGACCATCTTTGACAGGCGCTATATGTATGTTGACGAGATGAGAAGGCTCGGCGCCGATATGTGGGTCTCTGACAGGACCTGTGTCATAAGGGGCGTTGAAAAGCTCTCGGGCGCTCCGGTGAAAGCCCCTGACATCCGCGCGGGAGGGGCACTTGTCGTGGCGGCCCTCATCTCAGAGGGAGAATCGCAGGTGTCTGGCCTTGAATTCATAGACAGGGGCTATGAGCGCATTGAAGAGGCCCTTGTAAGCCTCGGAGCCGATATCAGGAGGATAGGCTGA
- the atpE gene encoding ATP synthase F0 subunit C, with amino-acid sequence MVFSALAAALGIGIATIGPGLGQGNAVARAMEAIGRNPEAQSKILPTLLIGLAFMESLVLYALLVSLVLLFINPFIKIV; translated from the coding sequence GTGGTTTTCTCTGCGCTTGCCGCTGCCCTGGGAATAGGGATAGCCACCATTGGCCCGGGCCTTGGCCAGGGTAACGCCGTGGCACGCGCAATGGAGGCCATCGGGAGAAACCCCGAGGCGCAGAGCAAGATTCTCCCCACGCTTCTGATAGGTCTTGCCTTTATGGAATCGCTTGTGCTCTATGCGCTTCTCGTCTCCCTCGTGCTCCTCTTTATTAACCCCTTCATCAAGATAGTATAG
- the atpC gene encoding ATP synthase F1 subunit epsilon, with translation MPQNLFYCEIVSREKVKFKGDVEYLLLPGWEGEMGILKNHAPLVAMLRPGETRLRIDGSDTSLATGEGFVTVKKNKVLVVTSFALSREEIEVDEAEQQLSEERAFLKGCTTELSEFDEHRLRKMRAMACLKVAGVEIKE, from the coding sequence GTGCCTCAAAACCTGTTTTACTGCGAGATAGTCTCAAGGGAAAAAGTGAAGTTCAAGGGCGACGTGGAGTACCTTCTTCTCCCCGGATGGGAGGGGGAAATGGGCATCCTGAAGAATCATGCCCCTCTCGTGGCGATGCTCCGGCCGGGAGAGACACGCCTGCGCATTGACGGGAGCGACACCTCTCTTGCCACCGGCGAAGGCTTCGTGACGGTGAAGAAGAACAAGGTCCTGGTAGTGACAAGCTTTGCCCTGAGCCGTGAAGAGATTGAGGTAGACGAGGCGGAACAACAGCTCAGCGAGGAGAGAGCCTTTCTTAAGGGCTGCACCACGGAGCTCTCGGAGTTTGATGAGCACAGACTCAGAAAAATGAGGGCCATGGCCTGCCTCAAGGTGGCAGGTGTCGAAATCAAGGAATAG
- the atpG gene encoding ATP synthase F1 subunit gamma, translated as MANVRDIQDRIKGVQNIQQITRAMKMVASARIKKVDRLLRSRRPYTERLAEVLQEALSQAGDFSYPLMEIRTPAKKSAILLVTGDKGLCGAYNLNVMRKAERLLRAFSRDREAFFYIVGTKGYRYFSRRFCVIRKHYLAWEPEVKFADELAVFFAQEYRKGAFDELYCVYTKAVSMLTQHLVQEKLFPFEISAGGGPKGGALFEPEPAKALQLLIPMYIKENIMRILLDARTSELAARINAMSNATDNAEKLVEELRLNYFRARQESITTEILEVATGAALMGKE; from the coding sequence ATGGCCAACGTAAGGGACATTCAGGACAGGATCAAGGGTGTTCAGAACATCCAGCAGATCACGAGGGCCATGAAAATGGTGGCTTCGGCACGAATCAAAAAGGTGGACAGGCTCCTGCGCTCGAGGAGGCCATACACGGAGAGGCTCGCTGAAGTCCTGCAGGAGGCCCTCTCCCAGGCCGGAGACTTTTCTTATCCCCTCATGGAGATAAGAACGCCCGCTAAAAAGTCTGCCATTCTTCTGGTGACAGGCGACAAGGGCCTCTGTGGTGCCTATAATCTCAATGTGATGCGCAAGGCGGAGAGGCTTCTGAGGGCCTTTTCCAGGGACAGGGAGGCTTTTTTCTACATAGTGGGCACCAAGGGATACCGCTATTTTTCCCGGAGGTTCTGCGTGATACGCAAGCATTATCTGGCCTGGGAGCCCGAGGTGAAGTTCGCCGATGAGCTTGCCGTCTTCTTCGCTCAAGAATACCGGAAAGGGGCCTTTGACGAGCTCTACTGCGTTTATACCAAGGCTGTGTCAATGCTCACGCAGCACCTGGTCCAGGAGAAGCTCTTCCCCTTCGAGATTTCCGCCGGGGGCGGCCCGAAGGGAGGGGCCCTTTTCGAGCCGGAGCCGGCGAAGGCCCTGCAGCTCCTGATACCCATGTACATCAAGGAGAATATCATGAGGATCCTGCTTGACGCGAGGACCTCTGAGCTTGCGGCGCGCATCAACGCCATGTCCAACGCGACGGACAATGCAGAGAAGCTCGTGGAAGAGCTCAGGCTCAACTACTTCAGGGCCCGCCAGGAGTCCATCACCACGGAGATCCTGGAGGTGGCCACGGGAGCTGCCCTCATGGGGAAGGAGTAG
- the wecB gene encoding UDP-N-acetylglucosamine 2-epimerase (non-hydrolyzing), protein MKKIKVMSIFGTRPEAIKMAPVVLELIGREEVHSIVVVTAQHREMLDQVLTLFSLRTDEDLNIMQEKQTLSGITIRALTGLEKVMEKHRPDAVLVQGDTTTAFVAALAAFYHKIPVGHVEAGLRTENKYSPYPEEMNRRLISCLGDIHFAPTAEARQNLHRNGIADERIYLTGNTVVDALFHILSLPGIELPPMVKDLHREGNRILFVETHRRENLGEPMAETCRALRKIVGQFEDVEIAFSVHKNPLVREVVFKELAGVPRVFLMEPLDYPVMVRLMKESSMVLTDSGGLQEEAPSVGKPVLVLRENTERPEGIRAGTAKLVGTSMESVFKETERLLTDSSEYRRMSRAANPYGDGKAARRTVDALLHYTGIAANRPDDFAEAPMPV, encoded by the coding sequence ATGAAAAAGATTAAAGTAATGAGTATTTTTGGCACCCGTCCAGAGGCAATCAAGATGGCGCCCGTCGTACTTGAGCTCATCGGGAGAGAGGAGGTTCATTCCATTGTGGTGGTCACGGCACAGCACAGGGAGATGCTTGACCAGGTCCTCACGCTTTTCAGTCTCAGGACCGATGAGGATCTCAACATCATGCAGGAGAAGCAGACCCTTTCAGGGATTACCATAAGGGCCCTCACGGGGCTTGAGAAGGTGATGGAAAAGCACAGGCCTGACGCAGTCCTCGTCCAGGGCGACACCACGACAGCCTTTGTGGCAGCACTGGCAGCCTTTTACCATAAGATACCCGTCGGCCACGTGGAGGCGGGACTGAGAACCGAGAATAAATACAGCCCTTATCCAGAAGAGATGAACAGGCGCCTTATCTCCTGCCTGGGTGACATCCATTTCGCGCCTACCGCCGAGGCCCGGCAGAACCTGCACCGGAACGGCATCGCCGATGAAAGGATCTATCTGACGGGAAACACCGTCGTCGATGCTCTTTTCCATATCCTCTCGCTTCCCGGCATTGAGCTTCCCCCCATGGTGAAAGACCTGCACCGAGAGGGGAACAGGATCCTCTTCGTCGAGACCCACAGGAGGGAAAACCTCGGCGAGCCCATGGCCGAGACCTGCAGGGCGCTCAGAAAGATTGTCGGGCAGTTTGAGGACGTGGAAATCGCTTTCTCTGTCCACAAGAACCCCCTGGTGAGAGAGGTGGTGTTCAAGGAACTCGCAGGGGTCCCCAGGGTTTTTTTGATGGAACCCCTTGACTATCCTGTCATGGTGCGCCTCATGAAGGAAAGCTCCATGGTGCTCACCGATTCGGGGGGGCTCCAGGAAGAGGCACCTTCCGTGGGAAAGCCTGTGCTGGTGCTGAGGGAGAATACGGAGCGACCAGAAGGAATAAGGGCAGGGACAGCGAAACTTGTAGGGACGAGTATGGAATCGGTTTTTAAAGAGACAGAGCGGTTGCTCACCGACAGCAGCGAATACCGCAGAATGAGCAGGGCTGCCAATCCATACGGTGATGGAAAAGCAGCCCGCCGGACAGTTGACGCGCTCCTGCATTATACCGGAATCGCGGCGAACAGGCCCGATGATTTCGCAGAGGCACCAATGCCCGTATGA
- the atpA gene encoding F0F1 ATP synthase subunit alpha, with amino-acid sequence MLRPEEITSVLKREIETYEPQLEQIDYGTVIQVGDNIATIYGLPGAKAGELLEFKSGTRGIVFNLEKDTIGCVVLGGDEEIKEGDMVKRTGKIIEVPVGRGLLGRVVDPLGNPIDGKGPIPYTKTRPTEAVAPNVVERKPVDTPLQTGIKAIDALVPIGRGQRELCVGDRQTGKTAIAIDAIINQRDQDVICIYVAIGQKTNSVAAVVEMLEKYNALKNTIIVAAMANQAPSLLYIAPYAGCAMGEEFMYEGKDVFIVYDDLTKHAKAYRELSLLLRRPPGREAYPGDVFYLHSRLLERAAKLSDELGGGSLTAIPIIETQLGDMSAYIPTNVISITDGQIYLETNLFYQGTRPAVDVGLSVSRVGGAAQIKAMKQVAGPLRLDLAQYRELAVFAKFSADELDKASRAQLERGARIMEVLKQKQYVPMPVAYQVVMLYTAVNGHLDDIELSRLADFEDQFIRFIKSSYPQIEVMLNEKKKLDKDVSDPLDKSIAEFKTIFGKEEKAAC; translated from the coding sequence GTGCTTCGACCTGAAGAGATAACCAGTGTGCTCAAGCGGGAGATAGAGACGTACGAGCCACAGCTTGAGCAGATTGATTACGGTACCGTCATCCAGGTGGGTGACAATATCGCGACCATTTACGGCCTCCCGGGCGCCAAGGCCGGGGAGCTCCTGGAGTTCAAGAGCGGCACGAGAGGGATTGTGTTCAACCTTGAGAAGGATACCATCGGCTGCGTGGTGCTTGGCGGTGACGAGGAAATCAAGGAAGGAGACATGGTGAAGCGCACGGGGAAGATCATCGAGGTCCCCGTGGGCAGGGGCCTTCTCGGCAGGGTGGTCGATCCCCTGGGGAACCCCATAGACGGCAAGGGCCCCATACCATACACCAAAACGAGGCCTACCGAAGCGGTGGCTCCCAACGTGGTGGAGCGCAAGCCCGTTGATACCCCTCTTCAGACAGGCATCAAGGCCATCGACGCCCTTGTGCCCATCGGGAGAGGGCAGCGAGAGCTCTGCGTGGGCGACAGGCAGACGGGAAAGACCGCCATTGCCATCGATGCGATAATCAACCAGCGCGACCAGGACGTGATATGCATCTATGTGGCCATCGGGCAGAAAACCAACAGCGTTGCCGCGGTGGTGGAGATGCTGGAAAAATATAACGCGCTGAAAAATACCATTATCGTCGCGGCCATGGCAAACCAGGCGCCCTCGCTCCTTTATATCGCCCCCTATGCCGGGTGCGCCATGGGCGAGGAGTTCATGTACGAGGGCAAGGATGTCTTTATCGTCTATGACGACCTCACCAAGCACGCCAAGGCGTACAGGGAGCTTTCCCTTCTGCTGCGCCGCCCGCCGGGCAGGGAAGCCTATCCCGGCGATGTCTTCTATCTTCACTCGCGGCTCCTTGAGCGGGCGGCAAAGCTTTCCGACGAGCTTGGAGGCGGCTCACTGACCGCCATCCCCATAATCGAGACGCAGCTTGGCGACATGTCGGCCTATATTCCCACCAATGTCATTTCCATCACCGACGGGCAGATTTACCTTGAGACCAACCTGTTTTACCAGGGGACCCGCCCCGCAGTGGATGTGGGCCTCTCGGTCTCGAGGGTGGGCGGCGCGGCCCAGATAAAAGCAATGAAGCAGGTGGCGGGGCCGCTGCGCCTCGATCTTGCCCAGTACAGGGAGCTCGCCGTATTCGCCAAGTTCAGCGCCGACGAGCTGGACAAGGCAAGTCGCGCCCAGCTTGAGAGAGGCGCCCGGATCATGGAGGTCCTCAAGCAGAAGCAGTATGTTCCCATGCCGGTGGCATACCAGGTGGTGATGCTCTACACGGCCGTGAACGGGCACCTTGACGATATCGAGCTTTCGAGGCTCGCGGACTTTGAAGATCAGTTCATCCGTTTCATCAAGAGCAGCTATCCCCAGATAGAAGTCATGCTCAACGAGAAGAAGAAGCTGGACAAGGATGTGTCAGACCCTCTTGACAAGAGCATTGCGGAATTCAAGACCATATTCGGGAAAGAGGAAAAAGCCGCCTGCTGA
- a CDS encoding AtpZ/AtpI family protein — MSEKKERSPYQYLGWVTGLGFTMICSILAGLFFGLWCDRIFHTAPWGALLFLVLGMAAGGWSLYKGLMKSIKDDT, encoded by the coding sequence ATGAGCGAAAAGAAGGAGCGATCACCCTACCAATATCTGGGATGGGTTACCGGCCTCGGATTCACCATGATCTGCAGTATTCTTGCGGGGCTTTTCTTCGGCCTTTGGTGTGATCGCATATTTCATACCGCTCCATGGGGAGCGCTCCTGTTCCTCGTGCTGGGAATGGCTGCAGGGGGGTGGAGCCTCTACAAGGGATTGATGAAGTCTATAAAGGATGATACCTGA
- the atpD gene encoding F0F1 ATP synthase subunit beta: MKEGTIVQVIGSVVDVEFEPESLPQLFDALIVEREGELFGRERELCLEVESELGNSQVRCLALGSTDGLYRGMKVKGTGGPITIPVGPATLGRIFNVLGKPIDKRGPVKSDKRYPIHRPAPSLEEQVPTHEMLETGLKVIDLLEPYAKGGKTGLFGGAGVGKTVLIQEMIRNIATEHGGYSVFAGVGERTREGNDLWLEMKHSGVIDKTALVFGQMDEPPGVRFRIGLVGVTMAEYFRDEEGQDVLLFIDNIFRFVLAGSEVSALLGRMPSAVGYQPTLSTEVGLLEERITSTKKGSITSAQAIYVPADDITDPAVATTFSHLDASTVLSRQIVEQGIFPAVDPLASTSRVLEPRFIGDEHYQVARKVQEILQRYKDLQDIIAILGVDELSEEDKIIVARARRIQKFLSQPMFVAEAFTSKAGKYVPVKDTVKGFKELVSGNLDHLPEQAFYMVGPLTDALSAAEKMGVPTGTH, translated from the coding sequence ATGAAAGAAGGAACTATAGTACAGGTAATCGGGTCTGTCGTTGACGTCGAGTTTGAGCCCGAAAGCCTTCCCCAGCTTTTTGACGCTCTTATCGTGGAAAGAGAGGGTGAGCTTTTCGGCCGTGAGAGGGAGCTCTGCCTCGAGGTGGAGAGTGAGCTCGGCAACAGCCAGGTGCGCTGCCTTGCCCTGGGGAGCACCGACGGCCTTTACCGGGGCATGAAGGTCAAGGGCACCGGCGGGCCCATTACAATCCCCGTAGGCCCCGCCACGCTGGGGAGAATCTTCAACGTGCTGGGAAAGCCCATCGATAAGCGGGGGCCCGTGAAAAGCGACAAGCGCTATCCCATTCACCGCCCTGCTCCCTCCCTGGAGGAGCAGGTGCCTACCCATGAGATGCTCGAGACAGGCCTCAAGGTCATTGATCTCCTTGAGCCTTATGCCAAGGGGGGGAAAACGGGGCTCTTCGGCGGGGCCGGCGTGGGAAAGACGGTCCTTATCCAGGAGATGATCAGGAATATTGCCACTGAGCATGGAGGCTATTCCGTCTTCGCCGGCGTCGGCGAGCGCACCCGGGAGGGAAACGATCTCTGGCTTGAGATGAAGCACTCGGGTGTTATCGACAAGACGGCCCTTGTGTTCGGACAGATGGATGAGCCTCCCGGCGTGCGCTTCCGTATCGGCCTCGTAGGCGTCACGATGGCGGAATATTTCAGGGACGAGGAGGGCCAGGATGTGCTCCTCTTCATCGACAATATCTTCAGGTTCGTGCTCGCCGGCTCGGAGGTCTCTGCCCTCCTTGGGAGGATGCCCTCTGCCGTGGGCTACCAGCCCACGCTCTCCACCGAGGTGGGGTTGCTTGAAGAGCGCATCACCTCGACGAAAAAAGGCTCCATCACCTCGGCACAGGCCATCTACGTCCCGGCCGATGATATCACCGATCCCGCCGTGGCGACAACCTTTTCCCATCTTGACGCGAGCACGGTGCTGTCGAGGCAGATAGTCGAGCAGGGCATTTTCCCTGCCGTCGATCCCCTCGCGTCAACTTCGCGGGTCCTGGAGCCCCGCTTTATCGGTGACGAGCATTACCAGGTGGCCCGGAAGGTTCAGGAGATACTCCAGCGCTACAAGGACCTTCAGGACATCATCGCCATACTCGGTGTCGATGAGCTTTCCGAGGAGGACAAGATTATCGTGGCCCGCGCGAGGCGCATCCAGAAGTTCCTCTCGCAGCCCATGTTCGTTGCCGAGGCCTTTACCTCCAAGGCGGGAAAATACGTGCCTGTCAAGGACACTGTCAAAGGCTTCAAGGAGCTTGTGTCAGGAAACCTCGATCACCTCCCCGAGCAGGCCTTCTATATGGTGGGGCCTCTTACAGATGCGCTTTCCGCGGCAGAAAAGATGGGAGTTCCCACGGGGACTCACTGA